TCTAGTGCTATTCCTAGCACAGTCTGACAATCTCAGTACTAGACAGGCAAGGTAGGAAGTTTGCAAGCTCTAATACTgcttgggctacatagaaatAGCTCTATGTCccaaaataggaagaaaagtaTTTGTGAATTTATTAAGTCATTTGGTCTCCTAGTAAAACTTTGTTAATGTTAGTTTCTCTAactaataatacaaaataaatattggtAAAGCTAAACTCTTCAAAGTACACACAAGTTTGAAAAATATCTATTATTTATTAGAtgaaaatacagaagaaattCAATTGCtccatacatttaaaaattgctCATTCTGAGATGCTTTATCTAAGCAGAAAACAGTGAATACATTAAACTTAATGTATGaagctttttttaaaagtagaaggaAACTCAGAAAATATGCCAACAGAAAAAGCAGTGAGGGCATATCAACTATAATTTCAATGTTTAAAGCTAAAATTTTGGTGCATAGTTTAGAACTACCCCTCAAATCTATTTTATTTCACGAACCTTACATttcaattataatttaaaattagtgTTACATAGAAGGAAATATGTTCACTCAATCTATTTACatttaataatgaaatatttattaagtgaGTATTGTCAACTTTCAGTGACTCCAACCTCCACAATTTCTATTTTGGACcttttgagagtttttttttttttaaataagtactGTTTTAAAATCGATGAATGagcaacttccttttccttaatattttatttgtttttgtatttctatGATCTCATTATATCATTTGACATATGTTAGTTCATCATCTTAATTCATGACATTGTCATCCCAGAATTGCTAAGGGTGTAGTTATATGGTTAGGAGCTATAGTGGGATGGAAATATTTATATCATTCTTGTGTCATTTAAGTGCTAGCTTTCATTGGCAATagaattttcaaacttttaaatagAATGGAATAATTTATATTTAGACAAGGTAAAAAAGCCTTTCAGAGTTAAAGTCATTTGTGAAATGTCttgttttccatttcattttggGAAAACAACATTTTTGATGACATATCAAAGGTGAAAGTTAACCAGGGAAAATGTATATTTCAACTCATTTAGATctgcataaaattttaaataccaAGGTTATAGTTctttaatgaattttatttttcatagttttaaaaatgttaGATATATTCAAGAGCTTTAGTATTTTATGGTTCAAGTATGGTATTCTGAAATATGTAATAGCACGATTTTGCTTTAGATTATGCTTTAGTTTTTACAGGAACAATATTGAAATTAAAATGCTTGAGAATATTTACAGGTATGTTGCTTGAATATGACTTATGGTTATTATAAGATTgtttaatagaatatatatttcataGTTCATATATAGTATTCAGGTGATATATCAAATCATCCACAGAGACTGTAGAACAGAATAAGAttgcatatgtatatgaaaatCTTTAGTCTCGAACATCGTTGCTTTATCTTTTTGTATTACTTTTCTAATATGCTCTGAAGCACCAGGTTTTCCATAAGGAAAAAAATACCATGCAGCTAAGTAtctttatttatacttttaaagcaAAGCACATACAAATTTATACACaagattttgtgtttttcttcaaatgcTTCAAAAGAAATTTGAACTCTTAGATAATATTTTTTTGATGGTTTCTGAAgtgttttttaataaaatcattaggacatatttttatcatttaaaataatagGTTTGATTCATTAATTGGCTTTAGAAATAACTGCCTTTTAATTTGGGATTTGTTCATGTGAACTTACTTTATGACATGTATTTTTTCTGTTATTGATCTTAGAgataagattttatttaaaatgcaggctatgctttatattttaattgcatGTGAAGCAAATGCCTCACTAGATAGCTTGATGATTCAGTGAATATAAAAACATCATATACAAAAGAGCAAAGACATAGTATTTGAATTCACcacttatatttatattaaaattgtatttttggCAATTTTAAGAATTACATTAATATCCTGGGGGCAATGTTTATGAATTGTAGTGAATAGATATTCATAAACTGCCAAAATTACAAGTCATATTCAAGAAATATGACctacataaatacatatttgcTATATTAAATTTCAGTGCCTCTTATACAGAAACAGGGTTTGGTTAATAttcgttttttttaaaaataatgtaattttgaTCCTGTTATAGCTGATCTTGAGTATTATTTTTCCATGAAAcataccattttttaataggttactAAGGGAATATAATGGGTAGGTGTTTAAAACATCATTTTGCCATTATGCTTAACACTCATTAATTATCAGTGTTGCTTTTACTGAAattatttcctttatattttgcAGTGGATGATGTGGGAGAGAAGTTAGAGCATATGGGGAACACACCATTAAAAATTGGTAGTGATGGTTCACAAGAAGATGTTAAAGAAGATGGATTTGGTTCAGAAGTGATtaaagtatatatatttaaagcagAGGCTGAAGATGATGTTGAAATAGGTACAAAACTATTTTAATTCCATGATATAAGAGACATTAGAATTCTCATCTTTCATGAGGATTATCTAAaattctcaaaagacaaaaatgttcataggcttcttagtgtatttttaaaactgtatatGAATATCTACATATAAAATGGGAATTGGGAAAATGTCACTCAGAATTTTTCAAATGTGAAACTTAtggcagaaaattttaaaacaaatgaaaataatttgtattaGAATAAGAATTATGAATTATGATGAGTGTGTAAGAGCATTGATGACAGGAATGTATTTGGGATTTTAAACCTACTTCTAGCACTTAAGTGAGAAAAACCTTCAATAGTTTGTATGTTCTACTACCTTGTTTTCTCAAATCTGTATGATGACCATAATGACAATGACATAATAAGGTTTTTATGAGGAATGATTggatatatataatgtatatccatatatatatatatatatatatcttttatagTGCTTGTTATAAATGTGATATAATTATTAAATGAAATTAGTGATAAATGTTTAAGGTATAATTTACATGAGCATTTTAATGACACTTTGAAGTTTGTTAGAATATTTATATGCCCTGTGTATCCTTATCAATTGAGGGATTTATTCCATGATATAATCTAGTTTATacgtgttttaatttttaaggtgGGACAGAAATTGTCACTGAGAGTGAATACACCAGTGGACATTCTGTAGCTGGAGTGCTTGACCAGAGCCGAATGCAGCGAGAGAAAATGGTTTACATGGCAGTGAAAGATTCTTCCCAAGAAGAAGATGATATCAGTAAGATAAAAGGGCACTGTAATGACTTAGAAGAAGCAATAACACAACTTTAAAAACAATTGATAGCAGCCATATATGTACTGAATAACAGCTAAGTTAAAAACAATAAGCTTATTCTTGCAAATATTTAGAAGTATGGGTCCTTTTAGACGTTCTTGAACCAATATATTACTGAGATAAGAATACATAACCATACATTTCAAATAATGTGTTACAAAGAGATGAAGAGTTTATAGGTTTGATGTAATGAAATTCAAAATACATAGAATGCaacttatatattaaatatattatatacatgtatagtgcacataaattcacacaggcatacagacagacaggcataaatttaaaaatgtttggatctgttaaattttgtttcattttaataattaacCTCGGAGGTAGAAAgtattattcattttttataagACAAGTAAATCCTCAGGGAAAATCAATTGCTCAAGACCTTTACAACACTAGACGTGAGAACTTGTCTAACTCTACTGCCAGCGTTTTCTCTACATGGCAGTAAGCACTTCTGTCCTATCTACATTTAGCAGTGAAAGGGCTAACTGGTTGATCTATCACTGAAAAAGTTGGGTGGGTAAATATTTTATACAAGCCGTTCTGCTAGGATGGTAATTTATTATGCTGTTCATGGGTAGACCACAGGGTAAAATATCCTACTCagatttgctttcttttgtcattttccatgctttttgtttatttttcttcaaaacattttattcttttcctaCATTGTTGTCATCTCATTATTTAGTCTTGTCTGAGGTTGTATTTGTTTCCTTGCCATCCTGACAAAACACTATTTTATCACACAAGGGCAAGAGGCTCATTTTCACACAATTATCTCGATAGTGCTATATTCTATTTATGCTACACTCTAACAGCTATTCCTCATGTCTTTCTCTAGCAACCACAGAGAGCTGACTGCTGCCTCCCTATCACAGCTGAAACTATCAAAACACTTGCTGTATAGTACTTGAGTAGGGAACACAAACGTTTATTTAAGTAATGGTTAAGTTTGTTTcatcataaatcttaaaaattttaaCTCACTAATTAAATAAGAGGCATGATAGTATATGGGAAACTGAGGTATAGGTTTATCTAATGCCATAATTTGATAGGAACATGGAAAACTTAGACCAGCATCTGTGCTTATTAGAGAGGAGAAACAAGAAGATACCTTTCCTCACTTGTTTTTATACATTTCTTTTATAGTACATAGAAGATAcaagtttttgaaatatgggaAAAGCATAAATTACATTTGATGTTATATTTATGagtaaatagaaatattttttcacaAGAGTATATAAATTTTCcttttatgtttaaatattttaaacctCAATACTATTACCTTTAAATATGTTCTTTTTTCTCTTAGTACTATACTTAAAAGTATTGCTTCTTGAAGAGAGTCTACTGATTCTTGAACAAcagcattttatattatatttgtatgtacatatatatttataatcacatatgattataattatttaaaaagtttattcAATGACTAGTATATTGATTATTAATCACCACACAAATCAACTAAGATGAAATCTTAAAACCTAAAGATTTAAGTTGTTTGATACTTAAGATTATAAACAAGTAATTATTTCCAAAATGTAGGTTATGCTGAAATATCAGATGAACTGTACATGGAAGTCATTataggggaagaggaaggaaatctCCTTGAGATTCAGCTTGAGGACTCTGATGTTAATAAAACAGTTTCCCCTGTTGTCTATCCTGCATCATATGGTAGGACACTAGTATTTTTACCTAAGTATGGAAAGTATGTATTGATATGCCTTTGAGCAATTAAATATTATGTTTTATGATGCCACGATGTTGGCTAATTGAATAAAATACGTTGCAGTGAATTGATTCATCACCAGTTACTTTACATGACTTTTTCACACATCTTATACTATTAAACCGTGCTTAATGCATTTTTGTTAGAATATATTCTAAATCCTACCCGTGTAAGTGAGCAACATAAAATACTTTAGTTTCCTAAAATAGGAGCGACCTTTAAAAATTAATCCTTCCTCctttacaaaaatatatttcaattgttgacatacaaataataaaatggaaGTTCTGAAAAAATCAAATGTATGTTAATTCATTCCTTTTTTTATCCCATTATGTCTTttgttaatttcattatttttatataacttCCATTTTTTCTGCTTCTAGTGTACAATGCATTATTTTATCTAAAGTTCTCTTGAAGTTTATTTCATTCAGCAGTCATGCATGTTTTGAGCATCTTCATTGCTAAGGCTACACTGCAGAAACTGTTCTCGATATTACCAATTCTAAGGAGGCAGATAACAGTCCCTATTTTCAGTGGAGgggattatttattttttgaagttttcaataataaatatattttattgagaaatttgtaacaaaagtaaaattttatagATTAAAATATAATCTGGTAGTAGTTCTGTGGGCAGTATATCAATTTATAACTAGTCCTTTTTTATAGATGAAAGACGAGTTTCCCGAAGATATGAAGATTGTCAAGCCACAGGTGAGAGAGCATGTGTAGGAGACATAAATGTACTGCCTGACGAGTAACACTAGTTAGATTGTGACTCTACACAAATTTATTGACTTCACCTATTATACAACTTATATAGGAGTTTGCCTCTCTTTAATAACCaacatacatatgtattaatTAGACAATTTACCACATGGGTGGCAATAAAAGGTtgttattaaaaaatatacaaattacTTGAAGAGGAAAAGAACAAGTGTTCATATCAACCATTTACTAATGTCATTCTTGGAGAAAAGTGTCTTCTTAATTTCCATGACAaacataatatgtatatatcacaAATTCATGTCCCAGCTTAGTAACACTTTAAGTTTAATACACTTTAGTGTTGTTCCAATATAGAttgatttattttccttaaaGGAGACTTTTCTCATGACAAAGTCTGTAATTATTGTTTCTTCCATTGGGTAGTTTGACTCTAAACTTAAATGTAggtttaatataaataaaaagatgtaCATCAGAGCATATATGCTAGGCTGACAGTTTTgtagatttaaaatattaatgtgtCTTAGttcctgttctattgctgtgaagagtgaTGATCAAGGTAATTCttcttttctaaagatttatttattttatgtatatgagtacactgtagttgtcttcagacacaccagaagaggacatcagatcttattacagatggttgtgagccaccatgtggttgctgggaattgaactcaggccctctggaagagcagtcagtgttcttaactgctgagccatctctccagccttgataaggcaattgttattaaagaattgtttatggtttcagaggcttagtccattatcatcaaggcaggaaacatgACAGCAGGCAAATAGGCAAGCAAGCTTGGAAATGACAACTTATATCCTGATCTACAAGCAGGCAGGTGAGCAGAGAGAAACTGCCCATAGTGTGGggatttgaaacctcaaagcccacttctaCATTCTCCTATAAGGCCACACTGCTTCCTTCTAATTCTACTAATTGAGAACCAAATATTCACAAATAACTATGAGCATAGCCTATGAAGGCCATgcttgttcaaaccaccacaatgtaaTTACATGATAGAATGACTTTCAAGAACTGGTCTTACtatgcattttattttgtatgcacAAATCACATGGAAATGGCAGCAAATTTCTTGTCATATTTGTTATAATCTGAGAAGTCACTCTAAAGAATAAATTTCATATCATATACATTAttctaaaatatacatgtatCATCTGTTTTACATATAACTACCATGACTGCGtttgtaaaagtaatttttatttgacAGCTGTAATTGTCTCTAGGAGGTTTACTACTGAGTAAAGTCAtcatttctagttctttctaaacTTTCAACCTGattctggcaatctgttctaatcttctggctccctATTCTTTGGCTTCTTCTTTCTTCACCTGCCACCTGTCTCTGTAACAGTGTCCTAGTCAAACTGCTACCTCTCCCTACCTCTATGCTCTGTTCTCTTAAATGGCCTCCCTCACACGTGCTgttctcttaagtagcctctcatTTCTTTGCTATTgtcctgagagttgggcatacTCTCTCTCTTACTGTCTCAGAACTTTCTCTGATTCATTGCTTTGTCTGTCCCTCACTTTTAAATGTGGTTGCGTCCTTCTTCAGTTAACCTTACTTTCCTTGTTCAGGAGAAAAGGTGTATACTAAGGATGTGTCTATATTCCAGACATAAGAACTAAAGGCGtgtcattccagctggatcacagAGACCTAGACGgcctttggatgtgatcccttgccacaGTAGCCAATATTGGTggtttaaaattcatttatatatatatattggctaACTTAGTTATATATGTTCCTTgccaaattcttttatttttatcaggTTCTATTCATAAAAAGTTGATTTGATGCCATTATTTTGTATAGGTTCTTAAAATAATGTTTCTTGTGTTAAATTTACCAGTTTATTCCTTTAGGATGGTCATGTTGAAATAACTTAATTTGTATTACTATTGTACCAATGTGATTGCATGTACACAAGAgcatataaattaaattaatgaGAATTAGTGAGAAAATGTGTATACTTTTAGAAATTTAACCCCATAATTTAGCACAGTGTCACCTCAAGTAATTTGCttaccaacccccacccccaaatacacatatgtgcagttgaacagtatttctttctttttgttatcaGGAAACACTTTTGACTCTGCATTAGAAAACCGAAGCACGACAGCAGCGCAGTACCTTCAAATTTGTGATAGCATGAACACAAATAAAGTACTGAAACAAAAAATCAAGAAGAGGCGGAGGGGAGAAACAAGGCAGTGGCAAACAGGTAAGATAgttctgttttataaatattaCAATAAATTTATATGCAATTTTATCTAatacaaggaggaaaaaaatcaatgttttcaTTGCAGTTACACACCCATGTAACCctgtatactatatatatatatatatatatatatatatataattacatatatattacgATTTATTTTAagtcacattgtgtgtgtgtgtgtgtgcatgtgcgtgcgtgcgtgcgtgtgtgcgtgcgtgtgtgtgttgtgagctGCTTGACattggtgctgagaaccaaacagATACTTTGCTAGAGCATCAAGTATTTCTAATCACCAAGTTATTCTCCAGATCTGATAATTATATTTAACAGTATATGATTGCGacttttaaaagcatatttttcCTAATTCAAAAGGTATTTTAAAGACAATTTTCAGATGGTTTAAATCATAAATattcttgattctttttatatttcatgcCATAGATGAGTAGTCTAAAGTAGAGAGCCACTTACTCCTTGGTAAACAACTTTACtagaaatattttatagtatgcatttttattatatagGCTTTTATTCAACTAGTATTTTCACATAGTGAATTTTAGCTAGTTTCAAGAAACTGttttacacatttttttaaagaagtgtgATAAAATGTCAcaatttccttttttccttcttccagctGTTATAATAGGTCCTGATGGACAGCCCTTGACAGTATACCCTTGCCATATTTGCACAAAAAAGTTTAAATCCAGGGGATTCTTAAAAAGACACATGAAAAATCATCCCGATCATTTGATGAGAAAGAAGTATCAGTGTACAGATTGTGACTTTACAACTAACAAGAAAGTGAGTTTCCATAACCACTTAGAAAGCCATAAGCTCATAAACAAAGTTGATAAAACCCATGAATTTACAGAATACACTCGAAGATACAGAGAAGCTAGTCCTCTGAGTTCAAATAAACTCATTTTAAGAGACAAGGAACCGAAGATGCACAAGTGCAAGTACTGTGATTATGAAACTGCTGAACAAGGACTGTTAAATAGACATTTGCTGGCTGTTCATAGCAAGAGTTTTCCTCATGTTTGTGTTGAGTGTGGAAAGGGTTTTCGTCATCCTTCTGAACTCAAGAAACATATGAGAACCCATACCGGTGAGAAGCCATATCAGTGTCAGTATTGTGTGTTCAGGTGTGCCGATCAATCAAACCTGAAAACTCACATTAAATCTAAGCATGGTAACAACTTGCCATATAAATGTGAGCATTGTCCTCAATCATTTGGTGATGAGAGAGAGCTTCAACGCCATCTGGATTTGTTTCAAGGACATAAAACCCACCAATGTCCTCATTGTGATCATAAGAGCACCAACTCAAGTGACCTTAAGCGGCACATCATATCTGTCCATACCAAGGACTTTCCTCACAAATGTGAAGTCTGTGATAAAGGTTTTCATCGTCCTTCAGAGCTTAAAAAACATAGTGATATTCATAAAGGTAGGAAGATTCATCAGTGTAGGCACTGTGACTTTAAAACATCAGATCCATTTATTCTTAGTGGTCATATCCTTTCGGTTCATACTAAGGATCAGTCATTGAAGTGTAAAAGGTGCAAGAGAGGATTCAGGCAACAAAATGAGCTGAAAAAGCACATGAAGACTCATACTGGAAGGAAGATTTACCAATGTGAATATTGTGAATACAGCACCACAGACGCATCTGGCTTCAAACGACATGTGATTTCAATACATACGAAAGACTATCCACATAGGTGTGAGTTCTGCAAGAAGGGCTTCCGAAGGCCATCAGAAAAAAATCAGCATATAATGAGGCACCACAAGGAGACTCTTATATAGTAAGAttgatataaagaaagaaattatttacaGAATAATATATACTATTTGGGAGTAAAATCTCTGTTTTATCTGGTTTCAAAGCTTGATATTAAATCATAAATTTACACTCTTTGTACTAAAGATCCTAAAATACTTGGACTAAAAGGCAATCTCAGAGCCCTTTGAAAATTACCTAAAGATTTTAAGACGTACCATAGGATGGTTACAGAGGACTTAACTGTATTTAACAGTATTATATGCATAACTCTACTACAGAGGGAGAAAGTTAAAACACCTTATTTGATTGGTCACACTAGAGATAAAGTGTTTCTGAAAGGAGGATACATAAATGATTTAGAAATGCATTGCTATAGCAAGCAGCCTCACTTTTATGCAATTTCAGAAATAGGGTGGGGAAAGAAAATGCAGTCATCCATCAGTCACTTAATCATTAAGCCTTTTATATTGTACCTGGACATTGGATTCCAGAAATGGCaaatgttttgtgtatttgttacAAGGAATCTTAATCTGAAAAAACAAGTTACATTGATTCAGTCCtagttaaaaaagtaaaaaaaaaccttcagagttgttgatattttatcacaggatATGAAGCTTAAGACATAGCATTCTGTGCTGAAgtgaaatataagaaataaaaagttcCAGTTTTGATGTTCAAGTAGATTCAGTATGGTATATATGATAAAAGTGTATTTGAGTCAAATGTGGCTTTCTGAAATGGATGCAAGTATGTTCAAAAGTCAATACTATGTTTCTTATAATCTAAATGTTAAATTGAGAGAACAgttttcttaaatattaaaatatttagaatttttaGGGCAGTTTTAGTAAGTATGACTGTTCAAGTCTTACTTGCTATAATGTTTAAAGGTGCAATTTTATGCCATTATTgaaaaatttgatttttaaaatctatatacCATATTCTTAACATAAATTTTCAGTGAGGTGGTATTTATGCAGTATTTAACAGATCAATATGCTGCTAATAGAGTTTGGAGGTGGGTGTTCAGTTTACagtgtataaatttaaaatatgcatccCTTAACAACGCTTTGTGTTAGCATGCTGCAAATCAAAATGGCGCTTAATATTAAAACCTGGTGTAGGGAATTTTAATGAAAATCCTGTTCATAAATGTAATGCATATGATGTGTACTTTGAAGTTTTAGTTGCCCTAATTTAGTTTATATTCAGCTGTTCAGCATAATTAATGTGTAATTTTACTTCATGCTATATTGTGACTTTGTGTTTTAAGTAATATTCACCTTTCTGTTTTTGCACCAGATAAGAATCAGttacttgaaaataaattttttatctttcttaACTTCAGAATATTAAATTTGGAAAATCTACTAAACTTGTGTGTTATGTGGCTGTAAATGATGTACACGCTGTAAAATAAGATTGTTACTGTTATGTGGACTTATTATTTCTAAATGTTACTCATTGAAATGAGCATACAATAAAAAGCATTTATTGCACTTCAAAGTTTTATACGTTTATTTAAAGTTCTGTTATAATTTTCATTCTGTATTAAAGACTTTTCATTTAAAGTTTCTCTTAGGCAGTTCGATCATTAAAAAAtatcttgttgaatttttgtGTTAATATGAGTTATGAATTTATGATTATGTCATGTTTATTCCTCAAAAATAGTCATCATTTGATAAAACCATGATGAAATGCTATAAATAAAGGTACTCATTTACTACTAGAAAGGAAACTAACAATTTTTAAACTATTTACATGAGTTCAGGGAAATGGACTATTTAGTTATATTCCCAATAtacatttcaaaagtaaaatattGACTTAATTATTTGGTAGTTGTTtctgaaaataaacataaaatcagTTGCTTTTTCCAATATCACCAGTAGTTAAAATTTTGCCAATTGAATGATTACTCTTTAAAGCCCATTAGCAGCAGAAGAAATCTCTTACCTTCATGTGTTAGACCAATGGTCCACAAATTATAAGGTTCACCTAGAGATCTTACTAATTTGAATTCAGTGTAGTGAGTACAATTTTACATTTCTAGCAAGTTCCATGTTGTCGTGCTTTTGGGTAATAAGTGTTAGATAAAAAAAAGCATCTAGTTTAATTCTAGAAAACTTTGGTGCCCTTGATTAAATAATTGAATAAGTAGATAAAGAATCTCCATATTAAGGACATGCCattaagaacaagaaaagaaaacgtGTAGATACAAACAATCTAAGATAAAATAACCTGTTGTGAGACAATGATGAGTGAGTAGGACTGATAAGAGATGGAGTCTGAGACACTTCAACTAGGAAGCCATCATGGGTTTAAAAGAAGGGAACATATTGTTTTGTTTAGATTCAATGATCATTTTGGAGAGTGTAAATACTATCATCACAGTTGCTGAGGGAAGCAAGGTACCACATAAGAGGTTGTTCATGGTTATAGTggaattaacaaaataaattctatttctttacttAGAAATTGTCCCTAAAAAGATTTAGTCCACACAAGATAGAAATCACATTATAAATTAAAGATTGTCCTTAAAGGAAAAGGTTTTCCCGGCACATGGATGCCCTAAATACCTGTAGGGGACTTATTGATCAGTCCCTTTAACAGACTAGTTTATAGCCATTGTGTGCAGATATATTTGTTCAACTCTCACTTTTAAGTGATCCATGACATGAACAATATTTTAGGAATTATTTTCGCAGAAATAGCCCTTAAATTCTACTCAGGTCTCAAGTAGGAAAACTCTCAATATCAACtttgtaccacacacacacacacacacacacacatacacacacacacacacacacaagaataaattttatttaccCACTTCCACATATTCAATGATTAACATTACTTGACAAAGCTTGTTTCATTCATATTATTcccctaacaatgaaggtaaagttaatttgtagaaggaagcagccttgTTTGAAAGTGAAATGTAATGGAGGGGCAGGCAAAGTGATTAAACTGAGAAAGACTTCACAGAATGAGTGGGAGATAGGATATGTCCAGCTTCAAGAGGGAAGGTAAGAGAGGCTACATAAAAGTGCAAAGTGAGTAAGGAGTGGGGGAAATTCAGTGAGTgcagttcagttgagttcaggcAATACAGTGGAGTTCAGTTGAGTTCACTTTGTACAGttcagagttagtttgagggaaaacagaaaaactcAGTCAGAATccgagagaagccagtttgaatcagctTGGAgagttttgagccagaacagctacaactgagttgaaccagccagccagaattcagagagaaataGAAAGGTTGAGTTTATGTAGCAGTGAACCTATAAGATGAATATTATATCTGGTGTATAAACTTTACAATTATTCCTTTATAAATTTTCAAGTAACTATTTCATagggatttttttctctaaaaaatTGAGCCAGTTGGCAGTATTGATACTGCCTCATGTATCACGTAAGTCTTTTCACCTCCCATCTGATTTACAAACTGCCATTCTAGGAACAT
The window above is part of the Rattus norvegicus strain BN/NHsdMcwi chromosome X, GRCr8, whole genome shotgun sequence genome. Proteins encoded here:
- the Zfp711 gene encoding zinc finger protein 711, which encodes MDSGGGSLGLHTSDARMAHTMIMQDFVAGMAGTAHIDGDHIVVSVPEAVLVSDVVTDDGITLDHGLAAEVVHGPDIITETDVVTEGVIVPEAVLEADVAIEEDLEEDDGDHILTSELITETVRVPEQVFVADIVSGPDGHLEHVVQDCVSGVDSPTMVSEEVLVTNSDTETVIQATGGVPGSTVTIKTEDDDDDDVKSTSEDYLMISLDDVGEKLEHMGNTPLKIGSDGSQEDVKEDGFGSEVIKVYIFKAEAEDDVEIGGTEIVTESEYTSGHSVAGVLDQSRMQREKMVYMAVKDSSQEEDDINERRVSRRYEDCQATGNTFDSALENRSTTAAQYLQICDSMNTNKVLKQKIKKRRRGETRQWQTAVIIGPDGQPLTVYPCHICTKKFKSRGFLKRHMKNHPDHLMRKKYQCTDCDFTTNKKVSFHNHLESHKLINKVDKTHEFTEYTRRYREASPLSSNKLILRDKEPKMHKCKYCDYETAEQGLLNRHLLAVHSKSFPHVCVECGKGFRHPSELKKHMRTHTGEKPYQCQYCVFRCADQSNLKTHIKSKHGNNLPYKCEHCPQSFGDERELQRHLDLFQGHKTHQCPHCDHKSTNSSDLKRHIISVHTKDFPHKCEVCDKGFHRPSELKKHSDIHKGRKIHQCRHCDFKTSDPFILSGHILSVHTKDQSLKCKRCKRGFRQQNELKKHMKTHTGRKIYQCEYCEYSTTDASGFKRHVISIHTKDYPHRCEFCKKGFRRPSEKNQHIMRHHKETLI
- the Zfp711 gene encoding zinc finger protein 711 isoform X1; amino-acid sequence: MDSGGGSLGLHTSDARMAHTMIMQDFVAGMAGTAHIDGDHIVVSVPEAVLVSDVVTDDGITLDHGLAAEVVHGPDIITETDVVTEGVIVPEAVLEADVAIEEDLEEDDGDHILTSELITETVRVPEQVFVADIVSGPDGHLEHVVQDCVSGVDSPTMVSEEVLVTNSDTETVIQATGGVPGSTVTIKTEDDDDDDVKSTSEDYLMISLDDVGEKLEHMGNTPLKIGSDGSQEDVKEDGFGSEVIKVYIFKAEAEDDVEIGGTEIVTESEYTSGHSVAGVLDQSRMQREKMVYMAVKDSSQEEDDISYAEISDELYMEVIIGEEEGNLLEIQLEDSDVNKTVSPVVYPASYDERRVSRRYEDCQATGNTFDSALENRSTTAAQYLQICDSMNTNKVLKQKIKKRRRGETRQWQTAVIIGPDGQPLTVYPCHICTKKFKSRGFLKRHMKNHPDHLMRKKYQCTDCDFTTNKKVSFHNHLESHKLINKVDKTHEFTEYTRRYREASPLSSNKLILRDKEPKMHKCKYCDYETAEQGLLNRHLLAVHSKSFPHVCVECGKGFRHPSELKKHMRTHTGEKPYQCQYCVFRCADQSNLKTHIKSKHGNNLPYKCEHCPQSFGDERELQRHLDLFQGHKTHQCPHCDHKSTNSSDLKRHIISVHTKDFPHKCEVCDKGFHRPSELKKHSDIHKGRKIHQCRHCDFKTSDPFILSGHILSVHTKDQSLKCKRCKRGFRQQNELKKHMKTHTGRKIYQCEYCEYSTTDASGFKRHVISIHTKDYPHRCEFCKKGFRRPSEKNQHIMRHHKETLI